Proteins from a single region of Phormidium ambiguum IAM M-71:
- a CDS encoding HD family phosphohydrolase has protein sequence MKRFDLWIQQFKQWRRVALSMAHLKTFNRTYRSSKPKPDQEITSLPQGIERHPSIYKFVQKNLRNLFLETNSCQTQALNCRRSKTGKRPKVALIMAVITLTSTIGHRFYNQPKLDVGTIAPVTIRAPRDAKVEDTKTTETKQKAARRGLLPVLMVNPSVNNQIYQELQREIEQINQSRLIAGQFPFTSALSTATQTYLRNCPESEWQTILAALNNATEKSETGKQFSAVIDISQSKPAKAQQALKELQAYQRLNPEGLTKLVNTISQVRQRYAQALAYLSQKLAEEEISPNLSFLNLTEGDWRKTQTGITEALERILTQGIAPGLSVAHKQQAVKIQIKNLIPETAQSSVVQLIVNILKSNLIEDTEQTKLQAEQAAQQVKPEIVEIRKGEEIVKAGQEITQREFVLLDHFKLSLREVNWWGLIGCGILVSGGVGVFWWVEKRFHPGLRQRDHILILLLTLSTPLLVSFGVNYSSLPAVGLLVGTFYGSALGVTTVGLLTLGLPIGMENILWDHLLANAAGAILGSLMAGRLRSREELALLGIGIGLTEGIVYLALNLILSAAIGSIWLTILQEAAIYSLTGVAWSVVALGISPYLEQLFDLVTPVRLAELANPNRPLLKRLAEEAPGTFQHTLFVATLAEAAAKALDCNVELVRTGTLYHDIGKLHDPQGFIENQMGGPNKHDQINDPYFSTALIKKHVTEGLVMARRYRLPKAIQAFIPEHQGTMQIAYFYHQAKQQAKTPVDEAFFRYAGPIPQSRETGVVMLADSCEAALRSLKDATYEEALAMVNKILKARWQDHQLVDSGLTRAEMSQIAEIFVQVWQQFHHKRIAYPKAALNNG, from the coding sequence ATGAAAAGGTTTGATTTGTGGATACAACAATTTAAGCAATGGCGGAGAGTTGCCCTCAGCATGGCTCATTTAAAAACATTCAATCGCACATACCGTTCATCAAAACCTAAACCTGACCAAGAGATTACCTCTTTGCCACAAGGTATCGAACGGCATCCGTCTATCTACAAGTTTGTGCAGAAAAACCTGCGGAATTTGTTCTTAGAAACTAATTCCTGTCAAACTCAAGCACTTAATTGTCGGCGCTCTAAAACTGGAAAACGCCCCAAAGTTGCCCTAATCATGGCAGTGATTACCCTCACTAGCACCATAGGCCATCGCTTTTACAATCAGCCAAAACTCGACGTAGGCACCATAGCCCCCGTCACCATCCGCGCTCCACGAGATGCAAAAGTCGAAGATACTAAAACCACAGAAACAAAACAAAAAGCAGCCCGTAGAGGATTATTACCAGTATTAATGGTTAATCCCTCTGTTAATAATCAAATTTACCAAGAATTACAGCGAGAAATCGAGCAAATTAACCAATCACGCCTAATCGCAGGCCAATTTCCTTTTACTTCCGCTTTATCAACTGCTACTCAGACTTATTTACGAAATTGCCCTGAATCAGAATGGCAAACAATTTTAGCTGCATTAAATAATGCAACGGAAAAATCCGAAACAGGCAAACAATTTTCCGCTGTTATTGATATTTCACAATCCAAACCTGCAAAAGCACAACAAGCCCTGAAAGAACTTCAAGCTTATCAACGCCTTAACCCAGAAGGATTGACAAAACTAGTTAATACAATTTCCCAAGTTCGGCAACGCTATGCCCAGGCATTAGCTTATTTGTCCCAAAAATTGGCAGAAGAAGAAATTTCGCCAAATTTATCTTTTTTGAACTTGACGGAGGGAGATTGGCGGAAAACTCAAACTGGAATTACTGAAGCCCTAGAACGTATTCTTACTCAAGGAATCGCTCCAGGTTTATCTGTGGCGCACAAACAACAAGCGGTGAAAATTCAGATCAAAAATTTAATTCCAGAAACCGCTCAATCATCAGTAGTTCAATTAATAGTTAATATTTTAAAATCTAATTTAATTGAGGATACGGAACAAACTAAACTGCAAGCTGAACAAGCTGCTCAGCAAGTTAAACCAGAAATAGTAGAAATCAGAAAAGGTGAGGAAATTGTCAAAGCAGGGCAAGAAATTACCCAAAGAGAATTTGTTTTGCTCGATCACTTTAAGTTAAGTCTTCGGGAAGTTAATTGGTGGGGTTTAATTGGTTGTGGAATATTAGTTAGTGGTGGTGTCGGCGTTTTTTGGTGGGTAGAAAAACGATTTCATCCAGGTTTGCGACAACGGGATCACATTCTTATATTGCTATTGACTTTAAGTACTCCGTTGTTGGTTAGTTTTGGTGTTAATTACAGCAGTTTGCCCGCAGTGGGTTTATTGGTGGGAACTTTTTATGGTTCGGCTTTGGGTGTAACTACTGTTGGTTTGCTGACTTTGGGTTTGCCTATTGGCATGGAAAATATTCTTTGGGATCACTTGTTGGCTAATGCAGCCGGGGCGATTCTGGGAAGTTTAATGGCGGGAAGATTGCGATCGCGCGAAGAACTCGCTTTACTAGGAATTGGCATCGGTTTAACCGAAGGAATCGTTTACCTAGCCCTGAATTTAATCCTCAGCGCCGCTATCGGTTCAATCTGGCTGACCATCCTCCAAGAAGCAGCGATTTACAGTCTTACTGGCGTAGCTTGGAGCGTTGTAGCATTAGGAATTAGCCCCTATTTAGAACAACTATTTGACTTAGTTACACCCGTTCGTTTAGCCGAATTAGCTAACCCAAATCGGCCCCTTTTAAAACGTTTAGCCGAAGAAGCACCCGGAACTTTTCAACATACTTTATTTGTCGCAACTTTAGCAGAAGCCGCAGCTAAAGCATTAGATTGTAATGTCGAATTAGTTCGTACCGGAACACTTTATCACGACATTGGTAAATTACATGACCCCCAAGGTTTTATTGAAAATCAAATGGGAGGGCCAAATAAACACGACCAAATTAACGACCCTTACTTTAGTACCGCACTTATTAAAAAGCACGTCACCGAAGGGTTAGTTATGGCGCGCCGCTATCGCTTACCAAAAGCAATTCAAGCATTCATTCCCGAACATCAAGGAACAATGCAAATTGCCTATTTTTATCATCAGGCAAAACAACAAGCAAAAACACCTGTAGATGAAGCTTTTTTCCGTTATGCTGGGCCGATTCCTCAATCACGGGAAACTGGAGTGGTTATGTTAGCAGATTCTTGCGAAGCAGCTTTAAGAAGTTTGAAAGATGCCACTTACGAAGAAGCTTTGGCAATGGTTAACAAAATTCTCAAGGCGCGTTGGCAAGATCATCAATTAGTTGATTCTGGTTTAACTCGTGCGGAAATGTCCCAAATTGCCGAAATTTTTGTGCAAGTTTGGCAACAGTTTCACCATAAACGAATTGCTTATCCAAAAGCAGCTTTAAATAATGGATAG
- a CDS encoding 5-formyltetrahydrofolate cyclo-ligase produces MEKASLRRSLLKIRQTLLKTEWQEKSDRICTHLQSSPIFKEAKTVLAYFSFRQEPDLKPLFTDNSRRWGFPRCVDQELSWHFWQAGDRLETNKYGILEPVAESPIVDPSQVDLILVPSVACDVRGYRLGYGAGFYDRLLTLPEWSNKITIGIVYEFSYLVELPIDRWDRSLTGVCTENGLKIINQFPGDN; encoded by the coding sequence ATGGAAAAAGCTAGTTTACGTCGATCGCTTCTGAAAATCCGCCAAACTCTCCTCAAAACAGAATGGCAGGAAAAAAGCGATCGCATCTGCACCCACTTACAATCTTCCCCAATCTTCAAGGAAGCAAAAACCGTTTTAGCTTATTTTAGTTTTCGCCAAGAACCAGACTTAAAACCCTTATTTACTGATAATTCTCGGCGTTGGGGTTTTCCTCGCTGCGTCGATCAAGAACTTTCTTGGCACTTTTGGCAAGCCGGAGATCGATTAGAAACCAACAAATATGGCATTTTAGAACCTGTTGCTGAGTCTCCGATTGTTGACCCTAGCCAAGTTGATTTAATTTTAGTTCCTTCGGTTGCTTGTGATGTGAGAGGATATCGATTAGGCTACGGTGCAGGATTTTACGATCGCTTATTAACTCTGCCTGAATGGTCAAACAAAATCACCATTGGCATTGTCTATGAATTTAGTTATTTAGTAGAGTTACCGATCGATCGATGGGATCGATCTTTAACCGGAGTTTGTACGGAAAACGGTCTAAAAATTATTAATCAATTTCCCGGAGACAACTGA
- a CDS encoding mannose-1-phosphate guanylyltransferase: MTNSLIPVILAGGKGERFWPLSRKQRPKQFLSLDGSGKSLLQATAQRLLSVAGGWDKLWVCTSKILAEGVKEQLPELPEENLLVEPEGRDTAPAVAWTTLEIANRYGNDTVVGFFPADHWIADEAAYKQTLEDAATLAKEKEAIVTLGIKPNQPSTGYGYIEQGEAEGTFGQSLVYRVNRFTEKPDRQTAEEFLATGRFSWNSGMFVFRVGVVIQELAIHASEILTPLKEQGIAAYPQLPKKSIDYALMEKTNLAYVIPAAFGWDDLGDWNAIERLLKGNNPNVELATHVGMDTQGTVLYAEGEDEVIVTIGLEDVVVVRDRNVTLIVKKERTQEIKQVLKKIQEDPRFTHLL; the protein is encoded by the coding sequence ATGACTAACTCATTAATCCCAGTAATCCTAGCAGGTGGCAAAGGTGAACGTTTTTGGCCCCTTAGTCGGAAACAACGTCCGAAACAGTTTTTAAGTTTAGATGGTAGTGGGAAAAGTCTTTTGCAAGCAACTGCTCAGAGATTATTATCAGTTGCAGGTGGTTGGGATAAATTATGGGTTTGTACTTCTAAAATTTTAGCTGAAGGTGTGAAAGAACAACTTCCCGAATTACCAGAAGAAAATTTATTAGTAGAACCAGAAGGAAGAGATACTGCACCCGCAGTTGCTTGGACAACTTTAGAAATTGCTAATCGTTATGGTAATGATACAGTGGTTGGTTTTTTTCCTGCCGATCATTGGATTGCAGATGAAGCAGCTTATAAACAAACTTTAGAAGATGCGGCTACATTGGCAAAAGAAAAAGAGGCAATTGTTACTTTAGGAATTAAACCAAATCAACCTTCTACTGGTTACGGTTATATTGAACAAGGTGAGGCTGAAGGTACTTTTGGTCAGTCATTGGTTTATCGGGTAAATCGATTTACAGAAAAACCCGATCGCCAAACAGCAGAAGAGTTTTTGGCGACTGGGAGATTTAGTTGGAACAGTGGAATGTTTGTTTTTCGGGTGGGAGTTGTGATTCAAGAATTAGCAATTCACGCTTCCGAAATTCTCACTCCTTTAAAAGAACAAGGAATTGCAGCTTATCCTCAATTACCAAAGAAAAGTATTGACTATGCTTTAATGGAAAAAACTAATTTGGCTTATGTAATTCCGGCGGCTTTTGGGTGGGATGATTTGGGTGATTGGAATGCGATCGAACGTTTGTTGAAAGGCAATAATCCAAATGTGGAATTAGCAACTCATGTCGGTATGGATACCCAGGGAACAGTCCTTTATGCTGAAGGTGAAGACGAAGTAATTGTTACTATTGGGTTGGAAGATGTGGTGGTAGTGCGCGATCGTAATGTCACTTTAATTGTCAAAAAAGAACGTACTCAGGAGATTAAGCAAGTCCTGAAAAAAATTCAAGAAGACCCGAGATTTACTCATCTTTTGTAA
- a CDS encoding MASE1 domain-containing protein, whose translation MLNLSRQLFPKSANRLLLAIGIAIVYYITAKLGQSLAIPPGFVTPVYPPSGIALVCFLIFGYDIWCGIWCGAFIAATLAFITNTRLFEMSIVAGIGIAIGSVLQALVGAILIRKFIKSIRIFDTSENVFKFTSIEFFSCMVSPIFGVTTMYLCNFINLTEYANTWLTFWLGDLMGVLVFAPFILILSQPNSSGLFPQTNNINTLPTLLKRKSQSIIEVSIWLFLMLVIGQIAFGYNYPVEYMLVPLLVWAAFRFGQKGVATAIFLVSAIAIMGAVRGNTSFNQTSLNETLLLLQTFIGVITVTTLILAAVIIERKEAEIKLLKAKEELEITVEKRTAQLRESKEAAEIANRAKSEFLANMSHELRTPLNGILGYAQILARATDLNLHRSSIDVIYQCGNHLLNLINDILDLSKIEARRMELYPKEFHLPSFLSAAVEMSRIRAEQKDIGFNYYGDPNLPIGIRADDKRLRQVLINLLGNAIKFTDRGHINFLVNLLDRNSHPAVNTALIRFSVEDTGVGISPEQLEHIFLPFEQAGSNSRRTEGTGLGLAISQKIVNLMGSSIQIESTPNVGSRFWFDVTFPVATEWINSAASNEQGKIVGYAGKRQKILVLDDKQVNRIVLLELLESLGFECAEAHNGEVGFTVATTFQPDLIITDLVMPVLDGFEFTRRLRQSPEFQNTIIIASSASVLNEYQDKSIAMGCNEFLSKPIDLEKLLSYLQKYLNLQWIYEKENRPSPIVEATAVVSTQNLVVPPAEELEKLYQMAKIGDIAAIEVEAQRISELDHKYAVFIDRILELVSQFEDREIVKLLEEHLVNT comes from the coding sequence ATGCTGAATTTGTCGCGTCAATTATTTCCTAAATCTGCTAATAGGCTGTTATTAGCGATCGGAATCGCCATTGTTTATTATATAACTGCTAAACTCGGTCAATCATTAGCAATTCCCCCAGGCTTTGTCACCCCAGTTTATCCTCCTTCGGGAATTGCTTTAGTATGTTTTTTAATTTTTGGATACGATATTTGGTGTGGGATTTGGTGCGGGGCATTTATTGCCGCAACTCTAGCTTTTATTACGAATACTCGCTTGTTTGAAATGTCGATTGTAGCCGGAATTGGAATTGCGATCGGTTCAGTATTACAAGCATTAGTTGGCGCTATTTTAATTAGAAAATTTATTAAATCAATCCGAATTTTTGATACATCTGAAAACGTCTTTAAGTTTACCAGTATTGAATTTTTTAGCTGCATGGTTAGTCCAATATTTGGCGTAACTACCATGTACTTATGCAATTTTATTAATTTAACAGAATATGCTAATACTTGGCTAACTTTTTGGTTAGGAGATTTAATGGGTGTTTTGGTATTTGCACCGTTTATTCTAATTTTGAGTCAGCCAAATAGTTCGGGATTATTCCCACAAACAAACAATATAAACACTTTACCTACTTTATTGAAACGGAAATCTCAATCAATTATAGAAGTTAGTATTTGGTTATTTTTAATGTTAGTAATTGGTCAAATTGCTTTTGGCTATAATTATCCAGTGGAATATATGCTAGTTCCTTTATTAGTGTGGGCAGCATTTAGATTTGGACAAAAAGGGGTAGCAACAGCGATTTTTTTAGTATCTGCGATCGCCATTATGGGAGCAGTACGAGGAAATACTTCATTTAATCAAACTAGCTTAAATGAAACCTTATTATTACTCCAAACTTTTATCGGTGTAATTACCGTTACTACTTTAATTTTAGCTGCCGTAATTATTGAAAGAAAAGAAGCAGAAATTAAGTTATTAAAAGCCAAAGAAGAGTTAGAAATTACCGTTGAAAAACGCACAGCCCAACTAAGAGAATCTAAAGAAGCAGCAGAAATTGCCAATCGCGCTAAAAGCGAATTTTTAGCTAATATGAGTCACGAATTGAGGACACCTCTTAACGGTATTTTAGGATATGCTCAAATTTTAGCGCGAGCTACTGATTTAAACTTACATCGTTCTAGCATTGATGTGATTTATCAATGCGGTAATCACTTACTCAATCTAATTAATGATATTCTGGATTTATCAAAAATTGAAGCTCGTCGCATGGAGCTTTATCCGAAAGAGTTTCATTTGCCGTCTTTTTTGTCAGCCGCAGTAGAAATGTCTCGAATTCGTGCCGAACAAAAAGATATTGGCTTTAATTATTATGGCGATCCAAATTTACCAATAGGAATTCGAGCAGATGATAAGCGTCTGCGCCAAGTTTTAATTAATCTGTTAGGAAATGCGATCAAATTTACCGATCGAGGTCATATTAACTTTCTGGTTAATTTGCTCGATCGCAATTCTCATCCAGCCGTCAACACCGCATTAATTCGTTTTTCTGTGGAAGACACTGGAGTAGGTATTTCCCCAGAACAATTAGAACATATTTTTCTGCCTTTTGAACAAGCTGGCTCAAATTCGCGTCGCACTGAAGGTACTGGATTAGGATTAGCTATTAGTCAAAAAATCGTGAATTTAATGGGTAGTAGTATTCAAATAGAAAGTACTCCTAATGTTGGCAGTAGGTTTTGGTTTGATGTGACCTTTCCTGTAGCAACAGAATGGATAAATTCTGCGGCTAGCAACGAACAAGGAAAAATAGTTGGTTATGCTGGTAAGCGGCAGAAAATTTTGGTGTTAGATGATAAACAAGTTAATCGAATTGTATTATTAGAACTGCTTGAATCTTTGGGTTTTGAATGTGCAGAAGCTCATAATGGTGAAGTAGGTTTTACTGTGGCTACTACCTTTCAACCAGATTTAATTATTACCGATTTAGTAATGCCAGTTTTAGATGGCTTTGAATTTACCCGCCGCTTGCGACAATCGCCAGAATTTCAAAATACCATCATCATTGCTTCTAGTGCTAGCGTGTTAAATGAATACCAAGACAAAAGTATTGCAATGGGTTGTAATGAATTTCTAAGTAAGCCAATCGATTTGGAAAAACTGCTTTCTTACTTACAGAAATATCTTAATTTGCAGTGGATATATGAAAAAGAAAATCGGCCATCTCCAATAGTAGAAGCAACTGCTGTTGTAAGTACACAAAATTTGGTTGTACCACCAGCAGAGGAATTAGAGAAATTGTATCAAATGGCAAAAATAGGTGATATTGCAGCGATCGAAGTGGAAGCTCAACGGATTAGTGAATTAGATCATAAATATGCGGTTTTTATCGATCGCATTTTAGAATTAGTTAGCCAATTTGAAGACCGCGAAATTGTCAAATTACTGGAAGAACATTTGGTAAATACATAA